The Tachysurus fulvidraco isolate hzauxx_2018 chromosome 10, HZAU_PFXX_2.0, whole genome shotgun sequence genome segment actgAGAGCTGATTCCTACTGCTCCTAGCTGCAAGATGACCACAGAGGCAGGTCTTCTTTCTCTACATTTTCTCAGGGACTCCACATTCTACAATATATCTGGGATATTTTTATCCATACTGTctatattagtatttttttcttacttctCCACTCAACTATGGAAACTAAAATATTTTGTGATTGAAAATGATTGACAGTATGACAAGTTCCATATATCGGAGAGGACTAAAGACAGGTTTCTTTGTGGATTGGTAGTGAAATGGGAAATCTACTGTTAACAGCAGTTGAATATCTCTATGTGGATTAGGGAACTTGGTGTGTACTGTCCCCTATAGGTTTAATACTGCATTTAGACTGCACAAAACAAAATCCAGTTTTTCCACTGATCAGTAGTGCTTAAACAGAAAGCAGACAAAAACTGttacatatagacacacattttatttatactatAATGACATACATTCCAAATTGAATGGCCTTTGTGGTGGCTTGCtgacatattatattatttcaatAAAAGTACACATACAACGTGTAGAGTTgtaaaacaaagttttattgttgttaattGTTGTGTAACACAGAGCGTATTTCTAAACCATCAGTAGGACTTGGATTTGATTAATTATCCAATTAATCCTAAAGTGGGATTTCACTTTAAAGAGTGCTTCAAGTGTTATACAAAGCAGTGCATCTGCTAAGATGAATACCTTTGACAACAGGCACTTGTGCTGTTCGTGTGCAATGTTTTAAATTCACAGTCCTCAAAGCAGTTTGCTTGATTAAATTATAGGCAGTCTAAAATGATTCAAGCTACCAGTATAGAGCAGCATCACATTtgttactatttaaaaaaagaggtAGAGAAACCAGCCCTGCCATTATGCAAAGCTGAAATACTCTTACTAAATAAAGGACATGTTGGTTGgtgtataaaacaaaaatactaaaattaaatatatactgCTTTATGCCTTAAACTATGTGCTCCCAGATGAGacaatatttcacacatttacCAAAacccataaaaaaaataaagaaaaaattccTTTTAGATACATAAAATTGTTAGCTATACACATAAACTGTAATTAAGGCCTGTTGGATTGCGTATAATCCTTTTCTGTAAATTCATACAGAGGATGTGGGACCAGAGAGAGGTCAATTTAGCTCTTCCTTGTTCAAAATTAGGTTTAAGCTGGAGTCCTGTTTAGAGCTCAGCAGGAGAACGTTGCTTCTATTACTTTGAGAGTTACTAATACAGAGTCCATAGAGATCTTTATGTACTTCACAGCTGTATTATTAGTTGTTGGCTACATCTGCCCGTCTCTGCCAGTTCTCTTCTTCAATCCCACTGTCATACTCCTCCTCTGTGGTGTCTTTAGTTGAAGCTCTGCACGaacgaacaaacacacacacacacacacaccccttattcAGTATACTGACAATACCAgcttaaaagaaataacagcTTCCTTTCTGAACTGGCTCTGTAGTGGCATTTAATATCCAGTACAAACATTATGTCAAACAACAAATCCTGGTACACCAGTGCACCTTCTACAACAAAGAGAtattgatttaattattttcttgaAACAAACAGTGGGCCTATGTTCTCTGACTAAATATCAGGTAAATGCAAAGTTTACCTGATATAGCGTGGTCCACTCTTGCCCAAAATCACATCCTTATTCAGTTCCACAGACACAATATTTGACTGCGGCACCTCAAACATTGGCTCTAACAGTAGCCTCTCCTAAAGAAGACAACATGGTAGTTTAGTTAGTGACACTAACTGAAGCCAGCTGTAAGGAAATAGGAAAcagagtatgtgtgtggtgtgtaccATGATGGTTCGGAGGCCTCTGGCTCCAGTCTTCCTCTCGAGAGCCAGTCTGGCAATGGCCCTGAGTGCATCTGGAGTCACATTCAGCTCACACTAAAACACAGAGTATCACAGCTTATATAACAGAGCACAGAAACGGCAACGAGAACTGGCGGTTATATTTAGATCTAGGTCTATCTCCTGTATGACTATAGCATATAGACGGATAGAATGTTTCATCTACAGAGAAGAAATCTACACAGTTTCTACGTGCCACATATGCTCATATGACTTtagtacacctgtacacaaatgctttaatacaattaattattcaatcaaccaatcatgtggcagcagtgtaACACAGTATCATGCAAAAACAGATCAAGGTTcagttaaagttaaaaaaatgttctcaGTGATATCTACCATGTTCTTGTGGTTGGTGAAAAACAGGCTGGTCAGAGTATTTCAGCCTCTGCTAATCTGCgtggattttcacacacaagtaTGTGGACGAATCAGCTTTAAAAACACgaggtgagcagaaaagtattGAAGCTTGAGGTGGATAGTTTAAGGTTTACTGAAGTATGGCCTACTTTCAGCCGCCTTTCAGCAGAAAAGGGTATGTTGCTGTCTGTGTATGagacaaaataaagagaaatgcaaagagagagagagtgagagagatcaCCTTATCCATGCTGAAGAGGGCCTTGTACTGAGGTAAAACAGCATTCCGTGGCTTTGTGAGAATGCGCACTAGTGTTTGCTCGTCCAGGCTGTGCAATGGCACTATTATGGGCAAACGCCCTACAAACTCAGGAATCATGCCAAACTCTATGAGGTCTCGTGCCTCTACATGTCTCAAGAGCTGAtccttctccttcatctcaacCTCCGCATCCAGCTCACTGCCTGAGCTATTGGCCAGATCAGCGGCTGCTGCAGCACGCCGTCCCTTCCCCAAGTTAGAGGGTGAGCCAAATCCAAGGTACTGCACACAAAGTCACAAACgagtgtaaaaaacaaacattattgaGATGCTTACTGCTACACAGTGCTGACCTAATGTCGGTCTCCCTCACTTTCTCATTCTTCCTCCGGCTAATGATCCGGTCCAGCCCGTTGAAGGCTCCTGATGCCACAAACAGGATGTTGGTTGTGTCAATCTGCACAGTTTCACCTCGCAACTTCCTGCTGTTCTTTTCTGGAACGTTAATAATGGTGCCTTCAAGGAGCTTCAACAAACCCTGAACACGAGTATCAGCATAAGGTTAGGGCAGGATTAAaactaatacatttttaactCTAGCCAACTAATGACTATACTTTAACACAGATTATGGGTTATTTATTCTAAATAGAATTTGCATTGCTGCATTACTACTTGTGGAACAATATCCCACTGGACAGAAAAAGATTGCTTTAGAAGGATAATAATCCATTTACAGCCATTAGAGTGAGCTGGACCTAAGGACTTAAAAGCCTGGCTTTGGAATAGATTGTGTACAGCACTTTATATTTGGATTAGTACCATATTATTCATCATGGACCTGAGGCTTTCGGTTACTGGAACTTGTGATGAATTCCCAAAAACTACAACTACCATTTGCACACTAATACTtcaccaaaacacacagaaaagccTTCTTTGCACTGTGACCATGTAAATAAAAACCCAAAGTAACTAttgcagtaaataaaatggaacaaTGGTTCTTATTACACACCTGCTGGACACCTTCTCCTCCTACATCTCTGAGCTGATGTATTCCTGGAACACTACCAATCTTATCCACCTCATCCAGAAACACTATTCCTGTGGGTCCAGCACAAACGTGTGCGAGTGTGAGAGGGGTCATGTTAGTAATAACCACTAAACATGCTCTGCTAGAACACAGCCGTTTGTACAATGTACCATATTTAGAGATTACATAAATAATTGCCATACTccatattattttgcattttcatCTGTCATTGTAGCTTTTCACTCTCCTTGATAtctaacaaatcaaaacaaaatgacGACATGTGCCTAAAGTCTGATATACTTGGAATAAAGTGTTCTCTTTAAGACACACACCTTGCTGAGCTTTCTCCACAGAGTAGTTGGCATCTTGCAGCAGCTTGGCAATGATTGACTCAATATCCTCACCTATGTAGCCGGCCTGGGTCAGTGTTGTACAGTCACAGATGGCAAAGGGAACATCCAAACACTTAGCCAGAGTCTGTGCTAAAAGTGTTTTACCTGGAGaacaaaatatcaaatattccaaatgtaaaaaaaattaaaaaaaaaaaaaaaaaaaaaccccacacactttactacactatgCAATTTTCTCAGCttatgcactttatttaaatgaagtggtagctcagtgattgAGGTGGTGTTGGAATACTGATATGAGCTCAAACCCCAGggccaccaaactgccactcctgggcccctgagcaaggcccttaaccctcagttgctcagctgtataattgAGATAAATGAAAGTCACTCTGCATAACGGTGCctgacaaatgctgtaaatgtaaaatttactCATGATCGCAAGCTGCTCACACTGAATCACAGGATACGCTTTATATATTCAAAtaagtcattattattaaacaaacagtTTCAAAATCATGGACGATGGTCTTGCATCTTAAAAAAACGTAAAGCTGTTATAGCATCTCTTTAAAGCTCACTCTCACATCCTAATggtcattaatatttattgccTATGAGTAACAAATCTTTTCTCTGGAAGATGTTTCTATGACTGATGTGTAAACAGCAACTGATACATTCGACACAATCTGTCTATTAGCAAAATATACAGTCCCCCATTGCTATCAAGTTTTTTCAGTGAATTACTGCAGGTGCATGATCAGCTCATACAACATAAACGTATTGAATAAATTAACAGAAACTGGGATTTTGGATGTGGGAATGTTGGTATAGCTTGTTGGAGTGGGAACCAAGTCCAGGTccagagcagagagaagagaaaagcttTGGACAGAAAGCTAAGTTAAATAACTGAAGAAAAGAACTTAGACTCGTCCAACTCTAGATGGACTGCTGACCGCATTGACTACAGCAACTCTAATTTAAAGAGAATATCTTGAAGACTAAGTCTTTGATACTTTAaactatagagagagagattgtttgCTCTGTACCTGATCCAGTAGGGCCGAGCAGCACAATATTACTCTTCTCCAGTTtgatggaagtgtgtgtggagttcagCATGTGGCCACCCCTTTTCTCCGCTGCACTTTGTTGTACAGATTCACCAAGAACACTGCCATGTGGCCTGATCCCAGTGAGCTGAATCAGCTCTGTTAATGAAAACAATCGAATGTATGCTTTAGTTTTAGAAAGCAGCTGAACAAACAGTGAGTAACTAAAttatgtgtcactgtgtcagCGCCAGGGACCGTAGCGGTTTTTcttcacaaacaaaataattcaaaacAGATGAGTATGGAAAGTGGATTTCCACTAtgctctaaaaataaaaatgtaaaaataaaaggtatTTTAAATTGACCATGaaggggacaaaaaaaaatattaaatatgaattttgaatctaattaaacaaataaataaaaattatttaacatattcTGTCAATTAACAGCAATAACCTATGCTCTGAAATTATAGCATTtctttggggggaaaaaagggttAACAGAAACTATATTATTGTATGCACGAATACATATAGCAAGATTGGGAGACTTCCAATTACAGCTCTTACTACTCTTCACATTAAATACACCAGCGTGTCACACATACCAGTGTACGAATGTAACCGTATGAATTGCTAACAAATCAGGTATTTCTTTTGTATATTTCTCCAAAAAAACGAAAGGCACTTACTTGCAAATCTGTATTCTTCATCCCGCCTTCTGTTCTCTAgctctacagaaaaaaaacaaaaaacaaaaacatcttaaGGTTACTCTGACATCTGCtggaaaataaaagcatgtcaCACTGGGAGCGAGTAACCAGAGTACACCCTGCCTTAGAAACTGAAATCTGTACAAGCTGCTGCTGAGTGAAAAGTGAGAAGAACAAGCTTTATCAGCTGTTATGTTATAGAAATAGGATGGTTGATTATGGTTATACTGATGCACTAACCCTGGGGAGTGACCGAGATCTGCTGCTCTGTCCCCAGCTGCTGCCCACCCGATGCTGGAAGGTTGCTGTTGATCCTTTTGTAGTGGTTATATACTGCAACCGACAGCACTTTCTTCGCATATGACTGGCCAACAACATACTTATCGAGATAGGAATAGACCTGCAGTAAAACAACagcaaatgcacattttatcCTTTATGTGGGTCTGCAGTTCACATTACTGTCAGAAGAAACTGGGCTTATGGGCAAATGGGTTTATTAAACACATTGCAATTTACATAGAACCCGGTTACATCAGTAACATTAGGGATTTCATTTTGATCATAATTTGGATCGTACCTTTTTAGGGGGTGGTGGAGGTTTCTGAGCAAATGCCAAATTAACAGCTTCAGCAGCAGATTCTGCCTCTTTAGGTAGACGACTGTTAGAGTCGATTTCAGAAAGCACCACAAAGAAATGATGACATTTTTCACATCTCACAAAACGAGTGAACGCTAGAGAGAAATATGGACAATAAAAGAATGCATACAGCGTCATTGTACCCAAAGAATACAAGAAGTAATATGTGCATGCAGCTTGCATACAAACATATAATcttttatagaaatatgaatAATTGTGGCACGATTAAATTTAAAccatagataaataaaaaacctctgaaaaataattaaacttacACGCAACCGTCTCCACATATGTGCATATGTCTCCACATCTGGGGCAACGTAGACGACTTCCTCCTTTTCCTGATCCACCAGAACCTACAGATCTCTTCACCACTGTGTCTGCTGCACTCTTctgctcaaataaaatagataCATAAGCCATCTAAGCTGCACATCCATACTATGGGTTTGTGTATTTTTCCATTATGGAAACTAACAGGATTataagaataaatgaatcaggAAAACAGTTGGTAATTTACATGCAAATCTATTTTCTTGGAAGTCCATGTTGTTAATATTGAgtgcagtgctggaaaataaaagTACCTTTCCCATATCACCAGAGCCATCTTTTGGAGTGTTCTGCTTTGAggcaaaacacacagcactctcTGAGAATAATCTGACATGCAGTGCAGAAGGTAGATGGGCTTCATGAGTCACTGGACTTCTGAGAGCATAAAACTTTACGTGCAAGCCTAAAAACCCTGCAAGCACAGACAATGGATTGTTTAATAAACTTTGTAAGAGAATATTAAGAGAAACCACAGGCAACCACAGAAACTCTGACAAACCCAAAGGATAAATATGAGCATGGATGAGCATTTGAAATCAATCTGTAGCATGAATGCAAGTTGATTCAATTcaaaattcaaatgtatttgtatagtttTTTGCAATTGATAgtctcaaagcatctttacagaacataaacatagaaaaaaaaggttatcataaagaataatataaagattaatataatacaaaattcaagattaatattggatatatttaaatgtgtttgtatttatacagaatgagcaagtctgaggtaacTCTGGggtggaaaaactcccttgaatggtaaaggaagaaaccttgagaggaaccagactccaaggaaacctcatcctcatttgggtgacactggatagtgtgattataaatatatacagtctgataaatgttgttcTGAGGAGGAGATCGTtatcctcaaacaccacatggtgttggcatctcctcttcaGTATAGCAGTGATATTTCAGTAATGCAATGCAACAGAGCAGtattagaaaa includes the following:
- the clpxb gene encoding ATP-dependent Clp protease ATP-binding subunit clpX-like, mitochondrial, which encodes MSSCTCRRAAKRLFSSAHRGFLGLHVKFYALRSPVTHEAHLPSALHVRLFSESAVCFASKQNTPKDGSGDMGKKSAADTVVKRSVGSGGSGKGGSRLRCPRCGDICTYVETVASFTRFVRCEKCHHFFVVLSEIDSNSRLPKEAESAAEAVNLAFAQKPPPPPKKVYSYLDKYVVGQSYAKKVLSVAVYNHYKRINSNLPASGGQQLGTEQQISVTPQELENRRRDEEYRFAKLIQLTGIRPHGSVLGESVQQSAAEKRGGHMLNSTHTSIKLEKSNIVLLGPTGSGKTLLAQTLAKCLDVPFAICDCTTLTQAGYIGEDIESIIAKLLQDANYSVEKAQQGIVFLDEVDKIGSVPGIHQLRDVGGEGVQQGLLKLLEGTIINVPEKNSRKLRGETVQIDTTNILFVASGAFNGLDRIISRRKNEKYLGFGSPSNLGKGRRAAAAADLANSSGSELDAEVEMKEKDQLLRHVEARDLIEFGMIPEFVGRLPIIVPLHSLDEQTLVRILTKPRNAVLPQYKALFSMDKCELNVTPDALRAIARLALERKTGARGLRTIMERLLLEPMFEVPQSNIVSVELNKDVILGKSGPRYIRASTKDTTEEEYDSGIEEENWQRRADVANN